A genome region from Deltaproteobacteria bacterium includes the following:
- a CDS encoding glutathione S-transferase family protein: MLIFYDAPVSGNTYKVRLLLKQLSIPHEVVRLDLVGGAVRTPEYRKVNPFGRVPFIVDDGFALGESNAILLYLARGSKLLPTDAKSQALVQQWMFFEQNQVELAIGLPRVWKKFGIEQHASLFEHYKPRAVSALKVLERHLAQRPWFVGDEYSVADVALFAYTHLAPDAGHELAQFPSVSAWLQRVRQQPAWFAME; the protein is encoded by the coding sequence ATGCTCATCTTTTATGACGCGCCCGTCTCGGGAAACACCTACAAGGTCCGACTGCTGCTGAAGCAGCTCTCGATCCCGCACGAGGTGGTCCGCCTGGACCTCGTCGGCGGCGCGGTGCGGACGCCCGAGTACCGCAAGGTGAACCCGTTCGGGCGTGTGCCGTTCATCGTCGATGACGGATTCGCCCTCGGGGAATCGAACGCCATCCTCCTCTATCTGGCGCGCGGCTCGAAGCTGCTTCCCACCGACGCGAAGTCGCAGGCCTTGGTCCAGCAATGGATGTTCTTCGAGCAGAACCAGGTGGAGCTGGCCATCGGACTGCCGCGAGTCTGGAAGAAGTTTGGCATCGAGCAGCACGCCTCGCTGTTCGAGCACTACAAGCCCCGGGCAGTGTCGGCGCTGAAGGTGCTCGAGCGGCATCTTGCCCAGCGACCCTGGTTCGTGGGCGACGAATACTCGGTCGCCGACGTCGCGCTCTTCGCGTACACGCACCTGGCTCCCGACGCCGGCCATGAGCTGGCGCAATTCCCGTCGGTCAGCGCCTGGCTGCAGCGGGTGCGCCAGCAGCCGGCCTGGTTCGCAATGGAATAG
- a CDS encoding ribonuclease HII, giving the protein MEDLRRTPVPELQRLYVDERRDLPCGGLTALKADPRAGARAVAEKIERRNHQAQAEGRRLWRLCAFELPLWDQGITLVGGCDEVGMAPLAGPVIAAAVILRPGARIKGVNDSKQLTPEERVELEPEIRAQAVAVGIGRAEVHEIDTINIYRAGLLALKRAVLALDPQPQHLLIDARKLDGLTMPQQPIIKGDAKSITIGAASIVAKVHRDRLMAQLDGEYPGYGFADHKGYPTPEHLDALERLGACALHRRSFAPVAKKLGLIPEQQDLFAPPKKRAGEAR; this is encoded by the coding sequence ATGGAGGATCTCCGCAGGACACCGGTTCCAGAGCTGCAGCGCCTCTACGTCGACGAACGCCGCGATCTTCCCTGCGGCGGGCTCACGGCCCTGAAGGCGGACCCGCGTGCGGGAGCGAGGGCAGTCGCCGAGAAGATTGAGCGCCGCAACCACCAGGCGCAGGCCGAGGGCCGGAGACTCTGGCGCCTCTGCGCGTTCGAGCTTCCCCTCTGGGACCAGGGCATCACGCTGGTCGGCGGCTGCGACGAGGTGGGAATGGCGCCGCTGGCAGGACCGGTCATCGCCGCGGCCGTCATCCTCCGCCCCGGCGCGCGGATCAAGGGCGTCAACGATTCCAAGCAGCTCACGCCGGAAGAGCGCGTCGAGCTCGAGCCGGAGATCCGCGCGCAGGCCGTCGCGGTGGGGATCGGCCGCGCCGAGGTGCATGAGATCGATACCATCAACATCTACCGGGCCGGCCTCCTGGCGCTGAAGCGCGCCGTGCTCGCGCTCGATCCGCAGCCGCAGCACCTGCTCATCGACGCCCGCAAGCTCGACGGCCTGACGATGCCGCAGCAACCGATCATCAAGGGCGACGCGAAGAGCATCACCATCGGCGCCGCCAGCATCGTCGCCAAGGTCCACCGCGACCGCCTGATGGCGCAGCTCGACGGCGAGTACCCGGGATATGGGTTCGCCGACCACAAAGGATATCCGACCCCGGAGCACCTCGACGCATTGGAGCGCCTTGGTGCGTGCGCGCTGCATCGGCGAAGCTTCGCTCCGGTCGCGAAGAAGCTCGGCCTGATCCCCGAGCAGCAGGATCTCTTCGCACCGCCGAAGAAGCGCGCCGGCGAAGCGCGCTGA